The window TTTGGATTCCCGTGTCCGGCGCCGATGGTTCAGGATGCCTCTCCGCCAAGAAGACAGTGGACGGCAGCATGTAAGCTGGAACCGTCGAGACAGCGGAACGAGTGTGTGGCTGGTCGAAGACGGGAAACAATGAAGAATCGAGATCGTCGCTGAAGACTTGAGAGAGGAGTAAGGACGTCTTACAGCTCGTGCCAGTCTGCTCACTCCGTTGCCGTCAGTGGGTTTTAAGTCGTAAACCGTGAATCGCCGTTACGTCCCAACCACCGCGCAGGCCTGCGACACGCCGCTATTCTCCCGTCACACGGCCCAGGCCGAACTGATCCCCAACCCGCACCGGCCGGCCACCGGCGAAATCAATCTCCACCATTTTCTCGCTCTGCACTCCCGCGCCATGTTCGTCCTTCAATTCTGCCACGATCTTGCGTGTCGCTGTTTCAATCACATCGCCGGTCGAAGGATAGGCATACCTGCCGTCAATGCTGAACGTGACCCAGCCGGGTTGATCGCGCAGCCTGATGCTCGTGATCTGCTTGGGCGGCATCGCGGTCGCGTCGAAAATGTGCAGACGATTGTTGTGCGCGTCGGTCAGCCAGAGTTCCTTTTCGTCCGGCGTCAGACCGATGCCATGACTCGGGCAGCCGTGCCGTTTCGTCGGCCCTTTCTCGAATCCTTCCACCGTGACCTGGCACAACTTCTTGCCGCTCGTCAGGTCGCCGACCTCGAATCCAAGCAACTCATTGACGTTCACAAAGCAGAGCGTCCCCCGGCCATTCACCGTGAAGGGCCGGATGAAGTTGCTGAAAGGCCCGACTTCGCGCACGACCTCGTGCGTCTTCGTGTCCGTCACACGCAGGAGGGGTGATGCCAGGCCCGCCAGGTACGCGTGCCGGCCATCCAGTCCGATAATGGTGTTGTGCGCGCCGGAGTTCGTGACGATCTTTTTGATGACATCGCCGGTGATCGCGTCCACCACGTGCCAATGCGCCTTCTCAAGCGACGGCAGATAAATCACTTTGCCGTCCGGCGTGATGGACATGCGGTCGCAGCCGCCTTCATACGTTTTCTCCCAAAGAATCTTTTCGGTAAGCAGGTCAATGCACGTCAGCGTCCGGGTTGTGCTGACGTACAGCCGTTTCGTCGCCGCATTCGCGCACACGCCCTTGACGTTGAGCGGCCTCCCCTTTTCGTCGAGTCCCGCCGTCGGAACACGCTTGACGAAACGATGGCCGTGCCCGATGTCGAAGACAAGCACGCCGTGTCCGCCGTATTCGAGGTAATCACGAATTCCCGGCTCCGCGACATAAAGCAGCAGCGTCCGTTCCCCGGTATTTCCTCGGCCCGCCGCGTGGACTGCCTGAGTGATTCCCGCCAGGAACACCGCGCATGCGCAAAGAGTGGTTATGGCCATTTTCATCAACGGAGGATTTGTTTTCATAAACAAGGGATTGAAGCGCCGACCGGTACATCCTGTTTCGCGAGATGCGGTGAGCCGGATTTTTTGAAGAGGACGATGCGGTTTGTATTCGTCCCTTTGAAATTATTGTCCACACCCCAGCAGTTGGCGGTTTTGGTAAACTTTTGATCGTTAATGAGCACGAGCACGGGTTCAAGCCCCGCTGCAACGCCGCACGGGAGGATGTGCTCTTCCAATCTGGTTTTGCCGGCATGAACCTCGCCGACCTCGAAGGCGATGTGACCGCCGGGCTTCAGAATGCGATACAGTTCGCACAACACGGATGTCATGGCTTCGCTCCACGCATCAAGCTTCTTGGGAATGGTGAGCTTCACGGACTTGGGATCAACGTCGAGGAACCAGCAGCGCAGCCAGTTGTCGTCGGCGTATTGCACCACGTCGAGAAACGGCGGCGAGGTGACGACGAGCGAAACGGAGTCGGGAGGCAGTTTGTGTGTGCTTTCAGCGGGCACGTTGAGCAGCTCGGCGCGATCAGCCACGGCTGCCAACGTGCCTCGCACGACTGTCGTGACATCGCCAAGCAGCTGACGCGACTTTTTAAAAATGCAATCCGCGACGTGCCGGCGCGGCGGTTGCTGGTCACGCTTCGCGTTGATTTTGCGCTGTGATTGGATGGACACGGCTTGATTTGGGGGCAGCGTGTAAACGGAAAAAAATCCAGGTGAGTGGCCGGTCAGCCGGTTAAGCGCAATCATGCAGAGCCAGTCGTCCACCGCATCGAGCGACCCGGCGGTTGCGGGCGATGTTTGCCGGCGCCGACCGGCCTCCGAGGAAAAATGGGCGTGTCCCCGCCGGCGGCCACGGCGGGTCAGGAAATATTTCTTCAGAGCGCAGATTTCGCGCAGCGTGTCAGGGTGGTAGAAGACGAGAAGGTCATCGGGCCATTCGTCATAATCGGCCAGGTTGATTTCCCGCAAGCGGGCAGCCACGTCATCGAGGGCAGGCGGACGCAACCGCGGACGAGTGAAGGTGAGGCTGAGCGGGTTGACATCGTTGCCCCAGGGAACACGGCCCAAAAGGGCGGCTTCCACCGGGGTCGTGCCCCGTCCCATGAACGGATCGTAAACAACGTCCCCGGGCCGGGTCAGGCGTTCGATGAAAAACCGCGGCAACTGTGGTTTGAAACACGCACGGTAGGAAACTTCGTGGAGTGAACTGGCCTGGCGTTGCCGTGCGGTCCAGAATTCGTTCACGAGCGTCGGCACGTCGATGCCGTCGCC is drawn from Candidatus Angelobacter sp. and contains these coding sequences:
- a CDS encoding DNA methyltransferase; the encoded protein is MLREDNLEFEFAVRIAPEARAGHSLIERLLSFREFGKSTQRVVTRARTFSGDGIDVPTLVNEFWTARQRQASSLHEVSYRACFKPQLPRFFIERLTRPGDVVYDPFMGRGTTPVEAALLGRVPWGNDVNPLSLTFTRPRLRPPALDDVAARLREINLADYDEWPDDLLVFYHPDTLREICALKKYFLTRRGRRRGHAHFSSEAGRRRQTSPATAGSLDAVDDWLCMIALNRLTGHSPGFFSVYTLPPNQAVSIQSQRKINAKRDQQPPRRHVADCIFKKSRQLLGDVTTVVRGTLAAVADRAELLNVPAESTHKLPPDSVSLVVTSPPFLDVVQYADDNWLRCWFLDVDPKSVKLTIPKKLDAWSEAMTSVLCELYRILKPGGHIAFEVGEVHAGKTRLEEHILPCGVAAGLEPVLVLINDQKFTKTANCWGVDNNFKGTNTNRIVLFKKSGSPHLAKQDVPVGASIPCL